The nucleotide sequence ACAGCACCAGCAGCTGCTACAGCAACAGTTTCAACAAACAGGTCCAATATTATCTGGAGTTTCAAGCATTGAAGATGAACCAAGAAACAATGGCTTCTCTTCTTCAGATTGTGATGAAAGCATTGTTTCTTCTCCAATTCTAGACTCCACTCAACAACCCCATTTAGCACCACAAGAAAAAGAACCAGAATTTCCCATAATTATAGACAAACCATTGCCTGAAAATGGGAAGTTTTTACAAGCAGTAATGAAAGCAGGGCCACTACTTCAAACTCTTCTTGTTGCTGGTCCTCTTCCTCAATGGCGTCACCCTCCACCACCTATGGATTCCTACGAGATTCCACCACCCCCTGTTGTTATTCCATCTCAAGATCCAATTTTCAATGCTTTTAACAACTGTGGTAGACTGAACAAGAAAAGGGGTGGTGGTCTTTTTGATGATTCTGATTCTTCTATTGGAACTAAGTATCTAAGGGTTGTGCTTTGATTTCCAGTTCTTGACAGAATTTAGTAGTAGTATTATATTTAAGAATATTTAGTGAGGCAGGCCAAAGTTGGAGGATTGAGTTGGAAAAGAACAACTTATGTTTGAAATTTTGTACAGAATTGGAAAAGATCTGAATTAGACTTTGTTGAAGAGAAGGGGGGGAAAATTAGAGTATTGTTCTGAGCTGAGCTATTTTTAGTTTTTGGTCAGTAATAGTATGTTGGTTGGATTGTCTCTTTCCTTTCATTATTACTATAATCTTTTTAGAGTTTGATTTTTGCATTATGATTGTTGATGTAACTTTGCTTAGCTGCATATTAGTGAGTTCACTCTCCCTCTCCTTGCATTTTCTTAGTATATTCTTGGACCATTGTAGGGATTGAGtccttttcctctcttttttttagtTAAGATTTTTGGGTTGTTAAAAAAGACTTAAATGAGAATCCAATGTTGCAATTTTAGCTCCTGTAAAATAGGATTATGTGCTTTTCCCCTCTACTTAAGGACTCAATAGTATTCTCATTTACCTTTCAGATGACTCCAAACCTCTAATCTTATAGAGAAAACTTACTATATAGATGATATAGTATGAATTGGCacaagtttaagaaaaaaaatacttttaaaatatgtgGTTCTAAAAGTTTAATGTATAAAAGTTTTCTTATTAAAGATAAAAGTGGGTAAAATGTGATATTCTTTTCGAAATGTACTACTAAGGAATGCGTGTCATTTTAAATTGAAACAGATAGAGTAGTTAGCACAAGGCTCACTTGTCTAGACTAGAgtattaactctttttttttataaagaaaTGACATCATGTAGCCACTTTAAAGGGCAGCCATTTAGTAATTAGTCCTTCCAtccttaattttaatttttcaggaCAAAAATGTAAATAttcttaatttaatatttttagttttaaatttcgGGACAAAATAAGTATTGATTAATCTCTAAATAACATCCTTGAGAATAACCATCCGTGCACTTGCCCCTCTCTTTTTTTGTTgccttttcaaatttttaattttgactatgttttgatttttattggggtatttttttttcctttgggGAGGGGGGCggggagagggggggggggggtagattTGGATTTTTGGGATTGTGGAGTATGGAGTTGTTAGAAGTGGAAGGTGGAAGAGAGCAACAACCAGAAGGTTTAAGAGCTCAGCCTTTGTCGGGTGAGTAAAGGAGTGGGAACCCACAAATCAGAATCAGGATCTACTCCTAATGtaatgttaaaattatttaaatcttgatttgatgtatctCTTAATCATTCTCTCTCCCTATACCTTTCTCTTGATTAATCTCTCCTTTTGCTATCAAACCGAACACAGTTTTTAATTCCCAATTTATTACTACTACTTTCTTGAGGCACTCCATATGTATCATAGCTTTTGCCTTTCTTCCCTGGTTAAAACAACATTAATTGAATCATTACAATCAagaattcttttcttcttttgccttGTCTATTgttgaaaaataaaaagtttgtTTTTGGAAAAGTAGCAAAAATGGGAAAGGAGAGTCAGAACTTGCTAAACGAGAAATGGATAACACTTGCAAGTTGAAGAAACTTTGACATTCTAATGACCAATACGTAGAGGAGATTTCCAGCAACCCCCTTGGCTCTTAccttgtttcttttctttgttaggTAGAGTCCCCAATCAAATTAAAAGTTGTGTATAGTACAAAAGAGAAAGTGTTTTTAAAGTCTGAAGTCGAATTGCAATGTTTTCTAAGAATGTACATGCTACACTTTCTTTAGTAAAAATATCATTGGCCAAACAGTTACTAAAAAAAAAGGGAGCATTtacaaagttattgaaaaatagtcactattcaATGCGAAAATAAAAAACTTGGATAAAAACACAacaaattccagcataatatgctagattgGAACTCTTGCATATAAACTTCCGGTCTGTTGGAATTCCAACACATTATGTTAAaatttcatatgtaaaaaattcgaactctagcatattatgctagaattttGCAGATTTTTAAATTGTTCAGATTTTATATTTACATGGAAAAGTGACTAAAATTTGATTACTTTAAAACTATGGCTAATTTTCTCAATTATCAATAGTAAATTACTAAATCAAGCTATTTCTaatttgttttcccctttctttaCAATTGATAAGTTTGTGCGCACTTAAACTATTTCACTGATTACCTTCTACCTTCCACTAACACGGGGGCATTTGCAAAGATGGCCTTTTCTGAGACCACTACTTAAATGATGTCTACTGTTAGCCGACTTGAGCTAAATTtgtttgcaaaaagaaaaattgatcCAACTACTTTATGGACGAAATCTAGACCACTAGAGCTAACTGGGAAAGATAATTTGAAGAGTGGTCTCAAAAAGGCTATACGGTGCAAATTATTCGAATAACTCAACTCACCAAAGTTTAGGCTCATGAAATTTGAGtacaaaaaagcaaaagaaaacatGGACTTTTTTATAGCAATTGGACCACATCCAACTAAGAAGCCAAAACATGTCAACAACGTGGCACATGCAGCTGACTATCAAAGAAACATTGAATTCGTAGAAGAAAGAAGATAAACAAATTGTTAAGATACATCAAGAAAGCCACATGCTCTcgaatataaaaaataaaataaaaaaagggcagctcggtgcactaagctcccgctatgaaggtccggaccacaagggtctatcgtacgcaaTCTTACCTGACCTCCTGATGTTTTGACTGCAAAAGAAACGTGGAAAATAGTTGGGGAATCCAAGAAATAGTACCTTGAAATTTCCACACTGGAGTACAAGATTAGCTTTTGGAAAATCGATAGAGGCAACTACAAATGGTAAGAAGCACCATTTCACCTCCAACAGATGAATTCTCATTAACTCTACTTTCTTTTCGCAGGGTCAGCAAATCAATTGAGGGAATGAAAATATAAGACCCAACTTACGCCAAGGATATCAATCTGTACAACAGACATGATCGTTCATTCAGATAAAAGACGTGAAGCGATCTTTGATTAATTTCTTCATTGTCATCCTCATCAGCTTTAGACGTGAAGTGAACTTTGATTAGTCTTCTTCATTATCATCCTTATCATTTTTATGATTGTGCTTCTGTGCATTAAACATATCCGCAACCTGAGAAGCAAAGCATGATGAGACAAAAGGTTTGAAGCCAACAAGGTCATgaataaaaatagaataataaaccAGCAAAGGATAAGATGACAATGCAAAGAATTTCACCATGTCTGCTGATGAGGCCTGCTCAGGATTCTTGTCTTCTCGTACACGAATCAAACGTGGAAATCTTAAAGAAATTCCCTGTGACAACAAAtagtaaatgataaaaatatactTCAGAATTATTATGTGTCTATGCTGAATTTAAGAAAGAGCCTTAACTTGCCACTAATAAACACTATATTGGCATGTATTCTACACATTTGAATAGGAGATCATCCCAACTGTCTGGGTTTCAACAACAGAAAGCACTAGTAACCTTTTCATATGCTTTTGCATGGTAAGCCAAGTAACACAGAGTGGCTTAGGTAGGCATAAAACTGCAAAATTCAGTTTTCTCACTGCATGTTCTATTCAAAAGACACATACCTTATCGCGATCCACGATACCTTGCGCAGCACGGTGGACTGGGCTGATGGTAAGATCAGCTGCTTTCACTTCCCATACCTGATATTTACAAAGTATTCTGGAGATATTAACCTTTGCATCATGAAGTAAAAATACAGATGATAAAATCTGTGTATCAAAGGGGGGAAGTGCAAACAAAGCACGCAACACGCAATTAAATTGCAGGCTTTATTGAAGAAAAGTATAAGTGAAGAATAAAATAGAATAGCATAAGAATTACACTTAAATGGAtaaagaaatttaaaattttgcaatTGAGTGAATATTTATGGTTTATCATCGCCTCTTCAAGACAAAGCCCATTGGTGTCGAAGTGTATGCCTTAGCACCTTGGTGATTGCACTGAAGTGGCAGCTAAGTGAGGAGAAGTGCTCAGCTCGTTTCCGGCTTAAGCGAGGCTTTGACAACACAGGATAAAATCCACAACCTGTATTTACATGAAAAAGCTATCGACCCATTTTTAGACATTTAAAAGTtcggaaaaacagaaaaaaacgCCAGTTCAATCGGAGGCAGAGGGAGAGCATTAGCTGTGGGTTCGGAcaaacccagtaacttttgcttaaaccttgtatttgtattaaaaaattcataaaatatgtaaaatatttaattGCGAACCCAGTAACTAAGGTGAACTATGGCTTCAGTGACGAattcagaacccataaacttcaaatcctagCTCTGCCTCTGAGTTCAATAGTTGAATTAGAGGACTTCATAAGATCCCCAATCTTAGGAACAATGAAATTCAAGGGACAGCTTATAAAAGCGAAAAGTGCAAATAAGCAACAAGGTACGTGGGGCTTGAAGCGAAAAGAGAAAGTGAAGCGcacaattaacagaaaattaaaaattccATACACATGAATTTAGTACTATAATAATCAAAATCATATTAAAATAAGTGATTTCAACATCCGATTACTATAATGCAGACTTTAATCCAACTCCTCAAAGTTGAGCTTTAAGGAAATGACAGTTTCTCGTTACGATCACCTTGACTGTCATTGCTTAAAGCATATTTTTATCTGAAGCAGATGGCTTCGCCCATGAAGCTATGCCCCTCTCTTCGCATCATATTAAGCGACTAAGCAGTGGGTTTTAATACACTACAAAGGGGTCAGTTAAGGTTCACCATGTCTTTCAAGAAGGAATTGGATCAGATGCCATATCTGCCCACCCAAAAGTATAAACAATAAACCCAACTAATAGATTCATGAGCATTTTACATACAAAAATCCTCATAAGATGGTAAAGCTAACATGAAACAGCTTTTTGACAAATGTCAATATCAAAAGATGCAGATGAAATGGATGTCTCACACTATGCACCAAAGAAGAGTAGAAGCGGAACGAATTACCTagctaatttttaaaaaataaaaataagagagagagaaagagagaccctaaaaagaaaaaattaaactgGGTTACAAAGTTTGAAGTATGGCAAATGAATGGAATGTAAAAACTATTACCTCAGTAGGTTCAAACCATACATCTGGATTGATGGTTTCCGCATACCTGTAATATGACTGAATATCACACATACGTTAGATGGGCACAAGAATCCCACAAACTGAGTAATTCGGGAAAGATGAAAAAAGCAACCTTTGGTTTTGGAATAACTTTGGAACGAAGGCTGGAAGAGCGTTCTTCAAGCATTGCTTCGGAAAATCCAGTTCCTAACCAGCAAATCATAAAAAAGCATGGCATATAAAAGCCAAGTACATAAGCAGGCTAAATTGTTGCCACTTAACAGTTAATGAGTAAACAGCTTACCAATTTTACAGATGCTCTGGAACTCCTCGTTGTTGCTATCATAACAAGCTAGGAGAAAGGCTCCGTAAACACCTGTCAGAAAATGTGCATTAGCCAACTAAACCAAACACAGGTCCCAGTTTATCCCCATAAAAGTAGATAAAGTTTACCAGTACGTTTCCCCCGACCATGAAAAGCAGCAATTGGTACCAAATCCAGTGAGTCACCAATACTGAAACTCAAATTGGTAAAAATTGAAGTTTCTCCTCGAGTACAAGCAGAAATATATCTAAAGCAGTACTCCTGACACATACCTTTCCATGTAGTCCTTCTTCAGTTTTAGCCAGTTATTTGACCGCTTTGAAGGCTCATATGTAGCATCTCTACTTAGCGTCTTGATAATCAATCCCTCATTACTGCAGAAACGGACAAAATTTAAGTGATAAAAATTAGTTTTCCAATTTCCTTCAACTAAAACTGAAGACATTACGACAGGAAggccctttttttcttctttttggatcTAGTAAAGTGTAATTGTATTGATAATGGGGAAGCTCTCGTATATAAGAGACAGGAAGTCCAATTTTCCTGATGGTATTAACTAGGTTACAGGATCTCACTAACTAGCTAGGGTTCATTAAAAAATGTATGTCTTGTCGCTGCTGCAAAAATACACATAAAGAAGGTCGGCCCTTGAGAGGTATTTGGTATAAAGCTATCAATTAGTTGACCAGTAAGGTAGATAAAAACAACAATGAAGAGTCACACATGCTCTGAGTATTGCAAGTTTTGTTTCCTAACCTATTACCCAGGAGGATTGGAAGACACCAAGAAGCTACGAAATGGACAGCGTAGGAAATGACACTTGATTTATGAACTCGAAGAAATATTTGTTCCTTGCAAGAATTTTGATAAGTGATAAAcaaattaagcaattaaataatgcacatgatttttttttttggggtttcCCACCCGGTGTCCACTACCCGCTCTGGGGTGCGACTAATCCGTATTCACACCGGGAATGCACATGATTTGTACTTATTAACTGTCCATGTCCATGTTTCAGGTGCTAGTAACCGTAAAAGTTGGCAACAATCAGAATATAACCGTAAAAGTTGGCAACAATTAGAATATAACTCTGTAACATTATTTTAAAACAACAGCGTGAAATGAATCTTGGGTAGAAAACACAAGCAGCATTAGAAATTATGTAACCAGATGATAGAAAAATTAGGCTCCCGCAACCAACAAAGTAATGTGAGGCTTTTTACATGAACAAGTGACTTCATGGGTCTCATTCTCTTACTCAAGGCGCCCAAATACACTTCctgtgtctctctctctctccccccaCTCCTCAAGACTCCTTTCTTCAACTAATTCCTCTGGGTTCCTGCTTACCCCGGACCTCCATGCCAGTTCTCACCTTAACTCCTCTCTTCAACTGTTTCCTAATAAGTTCACGTCAACTGAGCTGGTTTTCTCTCTGTAGAGACAGATTCAATAATGGAGAACATACCAAAATGTGTCTCATGGAAGAAACATATCTTTGAATTCTAAAATCCCAGACACTTTGAAAAGACGCATTCACTTTGCTAAACAAATTTCACTTCGGAAGCATCACAGTGAAGGCAAAGCAAAAGGCTCTCTTTATATgcaatttcaaatatttttagcTTCATTTACTAAGTATCAGTTGCTATTAACTCCTAAAATAATCGAGATGCAATTCACTTAGCATTTCTCCTCAATCCACCATCATCTTAGTACTTGTAATAGCTATAACCAGATCCGAAAGCAACCACGTACACAACTACCATACACCACACCGATGCCTTCTCCTTCAACACAAGTAGCTCAAATGCTCATAAGCTTCAAACAAGTAGCTCAAATGGAATTGGACATAGAAAACATTTCTATCCGGGTCTTTTAAGAGAAAAGACAGAGAAGGTACAAACTACAAACCAAGAAAAGAACATTTTCGAACTCTCCACTTCCTGGACTTTACTTTTAACAAACTAAGGAGCAATATAGGGTACAAAAGTTCAAACCAACCAGAGGTGCAACTTTTTTAATCATAATAACAGATATTTAATCAAAGTGACAGCAGCAAAGACCAACAAACAAGGAACCAGCCTTTACAAGAATTGGCTGTTCAAATGCTTGATATAGAGCAGCCTGTGAGAGACTTTATAAAAATTCAAGTCATGATCATTACGAATACATTTGAGCTTAGCCAAAAAAATGTtgaaaatacataataaaataaaagaatacATTTGAATTACCAGAAAAACAGAAATAGATCAGTGTCTGACACTACCTGTCATTCACTGCAGCTTCAAGAAATTTTG is from Nicotiana tabacum cultivar K326 chromosome 18, ASM71507v2, whole genome shotgun sequence and encodes:
- the LOC107828009 gene encoding uncharacterized protein LOC107828009 isoform X1 — translated: MDNQRTTLLNWAYFYQGKSMDELRQTLLLTTLELENTRLKAQEELKMRDDEIIQLKDLLNRAINDKNEAQEKCQTLVLEKLLLQQQQHQQLLQQQFQQTGPILSGVSSIEDEPRNNGFSSSDCDESIVSSPILDSTQQPHLAPQEKEPEFPIIIDKPLPENGKFLQAVMKAGPLLQTLLVAGPLPQWRHPPPPMDSYEIPPPPVVIPSQDPIFNAFNNCGRLNKKRGGGLFDDSDSSIGTKYLRVVL
- the LOC107828009 gene encoding uncharacterized protein LOC107828009 isoform X2, which translates into the protein MDELRQTLLLTTLELENTRLKAQEELKMRDDEIIQLKDLLNRAINDKNEAQEKCQTLVLEKLLLQQQQHQQLLQQQFQQTGPILSGVSSIEDEPRNNGFSSSDCDESIVSSPILDSTQQPHLAPQEKEPEFPIIIDKPLPENGKFLQAVMKAGPLLQTLLVAGPLPQWRHPPPPMDSYEIPPPPVVIPSQDPIFNAFNNCGRLNKKRGGGLFDDSDSSIGTKYLRVVL